Proteins from a single region of Runella sp. SP2:
- a CDS encoding TonB-dependent receptor: protein MKIRKLHFILLLIVSSAITALAQKSVSGTIKDKETGEALPGVSVIVKGTQTGTISDQQGTFKLSVNDNSTLIFSFIGYTSIEKAVANQSTFSIELTSDTKQLSEVRVIGYGTQTKAEFTGSAVRVSGEAIKEQPVQSFDQALQGRAPGVSIGQPNGVLNNPPVIRIRGVNSISLSSYPLIVVDGIPINTGNVSTSTAVPNNPLGDINPADIESIDVLKDAASTSIYGSRAAAGVLLITTKRGKAGKPRITYETWAGVSNVVRLPELLNAEQYIAIKNEAVLNAKILGGNANNDRVASALFFPNYDENKNPIDTRWYDYIYRTGTSQSHNINISGGTPTTSYYFSANYTNQNGFLVANEFKRKAIRFNIDQEITSWLKLKGSVSYNTSYNKSPYAGSLPNSNFFLVGAARLAVALSPNVPAFNADGSYNINPSALNTIGMGNNQVVSNWGNPVALLRENRYTSENDRVIGTLSAIANLAKNLDFTTSYSIDRLRTDNVSFDSAIQGNGFSTRGNATNTTGTRDTWNWTNTLSYNLGFGGKHSASALVGYDIQKFDYTAWGASRTQTSDPFFDNYQGNWGAISATGNEISERAFLSFFSRLNYDFNKKYFVTFNFRRDGNSALGAGKKYGNFGGVSGGWALSEEPFYKNLSLSNVLSNVKLRASWGRVGNGNLNDAYSSLELYSGSLYGSVPTWEISQAGNSNLGWETSNQTNIGADLGLWNDRVQVEVTYFNNDVNGLILSAPQAVSKGIPGNAILGNVGSMYNRGLELGINATVLRKGDFSWNTSFNITSLENQVTALAQGNTDIVGTTHVSYETTNITRVGYSVGSLYGAKTAGVNPDNGQRIFINAKGEKVQYSQVVLPGQSQWTYLDGTKAPAITGADYYLIGNALPKWYGGLTNTFKYKNFDAAVSLSFAGGNYIMNGTRATLLDQRAYNNSTEILNRWQKPGDITDIPRLVYNDQLSSGSSFPVSTNAEKGDFLRLQNASLGYRIPANPVFTKLGLSTVRVYAQGSNLFLLTKYTGTDPESSVNGNSNVTPGIEKNSVGQARTFTFGLNVSF from the coding sequence ATGAAAATCAGAAAACTACACTTTATTTTACTCTTGATAGTGAGTTCGGCCATCACTGCTTTGGCGCAGAAATCAGTATCAGGCACCATCAAAGACAAAGAAACGGGCGAGGCGCTACCAGGCGTCTCGGTCATTGTCAAAGGCACGCAAACGGGAACAATTTCCGACCAACAAGGCACTTTCAAACTATCCGTTAACGATAATTCTACCCTCATTTTTTCTTTTATTGGATATACTTCCATTGAAAAAGCCGTCGCTAATCAATCTACCTTTTCTATCGAATTAACATCTGACACCAAACAACTCAGTGAAGTTCGGGTAATTGGCTACGGTACGCAAACCAAAGCTGAATTTACGGGTTCGGCTGTGCGGGTTTCGGGCGAAGCCATCAAAGAGCAGCCCGTGCAAAGCTTTGACCAAGCCCTTCAAGGCCGTGCACCTGGGGTAAGCATTGGTCAGCCCAATGGGGTTTTGAACAATCCGCCCGTGATTCGGATTCGGGGCGTCAACTCCATTTCGTTGAGCTCGTACCCGCTGATTGTAGTCGATGGGATTCCCATCAATACGGGTAACGTTTCGACCAGTACGGCCGTTCCTAACAACCCCCTTGGCGACATCAATCCCGCTGATATTGAATCCATTGACGTATTGAAAGATGCTGCATCCACGTCCATCTATGGTTCGCGGGCAGCGGCGGGGGTATTGCTCATTACGACCAAGCGCGGAAAAGCAGGCAAACCTCGGATTACGTACGAAACTTGGGCGGGCGTTTCCAACGTCGTGCGTCTGCCTGAGTTATTGAACGCCGAACAGTACATCGCCATCAAAAACGAAGCGGTTTTAAATGCCAAAATTTTGGGTGGAAATGCCAACAACGACCGAGTAGCTTCGGCTTTATTTTTCCCTAATTACGACGAAAACAAAAACCCGATTGACACACGCTGGTACGATTACATTTACCGCACGGGTACTTCACAAAGTCATAACATCAATATTTCGGGCGGTACGCCCACTACGTCGTACTACTTTTCGGCCAACTATACCAACCAAAATGGCTTTTTGGTCGCCAACGAGTTTAAACGCAAAGCGATTCGTTTCAACATTGACCAAGAAATTACCTCTTGGTTGAAATTAAAAGGAAGCGTTTCGTACAACACTAGCTACAACAAATCACCGTACGCGGGGTCGTTGCCAAACTCTAATTTCTTCTTGGTAGGAGCAGCGCGCTTGGCCGTTGCCCTCTCGCCCAACGTTCCTGCCTTTAACGCCGACGGTTCGTACAACATCAACCCCTCGGCACTCAATACCATTGGCATGGGCAACAACCAAGTGGTGAGCAACTGGGGAAACCCCGTGGCGTTGCTGCGAGAAAACCGCTACACGTCCGAAAACGACCGCGTTATTGGAACTCTTTCGGCAATAGCTAATCTCGCCAAAAACCTTGATTTTACAACCTCCTACTCCATCGACCGCCTCCGTACCGACAACGTAAGCTTTGACAGCGCCATCCAAGGAAATGGTTTTTCGACGCGTGGAAATGCTACTAATACCACTGGAACTAGGGATACGTGGAACTGGACCAACACGCTCTCGTACAACCTTGGTTTTGGCGGAAAGCACTCAGCTTCGGCATTGGTAGGGTATGATATTCAGAAGTTTGACTATACCGCATGGGGAGCGTCACGCACGCAAACCTCCGACCCTTTCTTTGATAATTACCAAGGAAACTGGGGGGCCATTTCGGCGACTGGGAATGAGATTAGCGAACGCGCGTTCCTCTCGTTCTTTTCCCGTTTGAATTACGACTTCAACAAAAAATACTTCGTTACCTTTAACTTCCGCCGCGATGGCAACTCGGCTTTGGGGGCGGGTAAAAAATACGGAAACTTTGGTGGTGTGTCGGGTGGCTGGGCCTTGTCAGAAGAACCATTTTACAAAAACTTGTCACTTTCCAACGTGCTAAGCAACGTCAAACTCCGCGCCAGTTGGGGGCGCGTAGGCAACGGAAACCTTAACGACGCCTACAGTTCGCTCGAACTTTACAGTGGCTCGCTTTACGGCAGCGTTCCGACTTGGGAAATTTCGCAAGCAGGAAACTCAAATTTGGGTTGGGAAACCAGCAACCAAACCAACATCGGAGCCGATTTGGGTTTGTGGAACGACCGCGTTCAAGTGGAAGTCACGTATTTCAACAATGACGTCAACGGTCTGATTTTGAGCGCTCCGCAGGCAGTTTCTAAAGGGATTCCTGGCAATGCAATTTTGGGCAACGTAGGTTCGATGTACAACCGTGGGCTTGAGTTGGGCATCAACGCCACCGTGCTTCGTAAAGGAGACTTTTCGTGGAATACCTCGTTCAATATTACCTCGCTTGAAAACCAAGTAACGGCATTGGCCCAAGGCAACACGGACATCGTTGGAACTACGCACGTATCGTACGAAACCACCAACATCACGCGCGTGGGTTATTCGGTAGGAAGTTTGTACGGCGCCAAAACCGCAGGTGTTAATCCCGACAACGGACAGCGTATTTTTATCAATGCCAAAGGGGAAAAAGTACAGTACAGCCAAGTGGTATTGCCAGGGCAAAGCCAGTGGACGTACTTAGACGGCACGAAAGCGCCTGCCATTACGGGAGCAGATTACTACCTCATTGGCAACGCCCTTCCAAAGTGGTACGGAGGTTTGACCAACACCTTTAAATATAAGAACTTCGATGCAGCCGTGAGTTTGTCGTTTGCGGGAGGTAACTACATCATGAACGGTACCCGCGCCACTCTTCTCGACCAACGCGCCTACAACAACTCTACCGAAATCTTGAACCGTTGGCAAAAACCAGGCGACATCACTGACATTCCTCGCTTGGTGTACAACGACCAGCTTTCGAGCGGTTCGTCGTTCCCCGTATCGACTAACGCCGAAAAAGGAGATTTTCTCCGTTTGCAAAACGCTTCGCTTGGCTACCGCATTCCTGCCAATCCTGTGTTCACGAAGCTCGGACTCAGCACGGTTCGGGTCTATGCCCAAGGCTCTAATTTGTTTTTGTTGACCAAATACACGGGCACCGACCCAGAATCGTCGGTCAACGGAAACTCAAACGTAACACCAGGCATCGAAAAGAACTCAGTGGGTCAAGCAAGAACCTTCACCTTTGGCTTAAATGTGAGTTTTTAG
- a CDS encoding RagB/SusD family nutrient uptake outer membrane protein: MKKSQKYIGKRGVIGALCVGLVLSTASCNDQELLNPQPETAISGANAFDTPDRILGLVNGVYKSIKSANFYGGNYYTYTEARGEEFINRTSNTFTAYEAWNQTLNSGSNFVAGFWSAAYTAINNANILIKGLNDNPTKVSATLTKQYIAEAKFARALSYFALVTLYARPFNEDKGASKGLPLRLQAETSTDNNDLKRSTVAEVYAQIIKDLNEAEADLPLNHATALLNTTRAHRNTAIALKTRVYLNSGNYAKVIEEAKKIVSETAPYAAASGVNHKLQNIVEIFTTNYTSTESILSVPMTELDNVGGQSSFPYVFNANSEYNLNPNGIWGETEWRTADLRRTFARTASGLQFLTKYSKPSPFLDYMPIIRYSEVLLNYAEAAARTGDLTKAVELLKAVRNRSDASYVFPQSAIGTQTALVNTILKERRIELLGEGFRSNDLLRNLLPLPAKSSSALSAPEVKPTDPNYTFPLPNVEIVTNKLLLD; the protein is encoded by the coding sequence ATGAAAAAAAGTCAGAAATACATCGGAAAAAGAGGCGTCATTGGCGCATTGTGCGTAGGATTGGTGTTGTCAACGGCCTCGTGCAACGACCAAGAACTACTCAATCCCCAACCAGAAACCGCCATCAGCGGTGCCAATGCCTTTGATACCCCTGATCGGATTTTGGGGTTGGTCAACGGCGTTTATAAATCCATCAAAAGCGCCAACTTTTACGGGGGCAATTACTACACCTACACCGAAGCCAGAGGCGAAGAGTTTATCAACCGCACTAGCAATACCTTTACCGCCTACGAAGCTTGGAATCAGACGCTTAATTCGGGCTCAAACTTCGTGGCAGGTTTTTGGTCGGCGGCGTACACGGCCATTAACAATGCCAATATTTTAATCAAGGGGCTGAACGACAATCCGACCAAAGTAAGCGCCACGCTCACCAAGCAATACATTGCCGAAGCAAAATTTGCCCGCGCGCTGAGTTATTTTGCCCTGGTCACCCTCTACGCCCGTCCGTTCAACGAAGACAAAGGCGCGTCAAAAGGGCTGCCATTGCGCTTGCAAGCCGAAACTTCAACGGACAACAACGACCTCAAACGTAGCACTGTAGCCGAGGTTTACGCTCAAATTATCAAAGACTTGAACGAAGCCGAGGCTGATTTACCGTTGAACCACGCCACGGCTCTTCTCAACACCACCCGCGCCCACCGCAATACGGCCATTGCCCTCAAAACGCGGGTCTATCTCAATAGCGGCAACTACGCCAAAGTGATTGAAGAAGCCAAAAAAATTGTCTCCGAAACCGCCCCCTACGCGGCAGCTTCGGGCGTCAACCACAAGCTACAGAACATCGTCGAAATTTTTACGACCAATTACACCTCAACCGAATCTATTTTGTCAGTTCCCATGACCGAATTAGACAACGTCGGTGGGCAATCGTCGTTTCCATACGTCTTTAACGCCAATTCGGAATACAACCTCAATCCCAACGGCATTTGGGGAGAAACCGAATGGCGGACCGCCGACCTTCGTCGCACGTTTGCGCGGACGGCATCGGGGCTTCAGTTTCTTACCAAGTATAGCAAGCCTTCTCCGTTTTTGGACTACATGCCGATTATTCGCTATTCGGAAGTATTGCTCAACTACGCCGAAGCCGCTGCTCGCACGGGCGATTTGACCAAGGCCGTTGAACTTTTGAAAGCCGTGCGTAACCGCTCCGATGCCAGCTATGTATTCCCTCAGAGCGCGATTGGTACGCAAACGGCTTTGGTCAACACCATTTTAAAAGAACGCCGCATTGAATTACTAGGTGAAGGGTTCCGTTCCAACGATTTGCTACGCAACTTGTTGCCGTTACCTGCCAAGTCGAGCAGTGCGTTGAGCGCTCCTGAGGTCAAACCGACCGACCCCAACTACACATTTCCACTCCCCAACGTGGAGATTGTCACAAACAAGCTTTTGTTGGATTAA
- a CDS encoding tetratricopeptide repeat protein, translated as MSFIHHIIALGCIVISSQCLAQRTRAGESPEHNTHAQHQHEAHDGASHDHLNHIQEYRKETVFVHHLPSPERLNGIGATNFPITTSSNETQFFFNQGIELLHCFWDFEAYRAFKEAIRHDSTAIMPYYGLYSAIGAIEGDDFKNDQKLAIRKLKALKEKATEREKLYAEAILARDADAEGGKAAYQKKLELIVHKYPQDLDAKLFLALSKMGGYDAKLNPREGQIYSEYLLKDILRLHPENAAAHHYWIHLKENCCPNEALESAAKLPKLAPNSGHMVHMPGHVYYKVGDYQKAFDAFVAAVKVDSAYMKQQNIPEVDNWNYIHNINYLLSSCAEDGRYSTALYYAEKLKNMPATKERKRKYEGRFFYQGVIAPAKMEICFGFYDRAAQKLAAIQLDKDSLFTPKAIAYKQALFHFATGMNAVKKGDLPTAKNHQNALDALLWRNANQSDAKDIINTRRVNDLNVASLELQGVIQSAENNYTEAIALLKKAKQKEDELGYSEPPSYARPVLISLAEAHLKAKQYSKAVEAYEELLQQHPNSANGYWGLYKVFKQKGDQTKASEYAKRLQSVTPHGGQGLFPL; from the coding sequence ATGTCATTTATCCACCATATCATCGCCTTGGGGTGCATTGTGATTAGTTCCCAATGTCTAGCGCAGCGTACGCGTGCAGGAGAGTCTCCTGAGCATAACACTCACGCCCAACACCAGCATGAAGCCCACGACGGCGCCAGCCACGACCACCTAAACCACATTCAGGAATACCGTAAAGAAACCGTGTTTGTGCACCATCTCCCCTCTCCTGAACGGTTGAACGGGATAGGCGCAACTAACTTTCCGATTACGACGTCTTCCAACGAAACCCAGTTTTTTTTCAACCAAGGCATTGAGTTACTGCATTGTTTTTGGGATTTTGAAGCCTATCGAGCCTTCAAAGAAGCCATTCGACACGACTCTACGGCCATCATGCCTTATTATGGGTTATACAGCGCGATTGGAGCCATTGAAGGTGATGATTTCAAGAATGACCAAAAACTAGCTATCCGCAAACTCAAAGCATTAAAGGAAAAAGCCACCGAGCGCGAAAAATTATACGCCGAAGCCATTTTGGCCCGTGATGCCGACGCGGAAGGAGGCAAAGCCGCGTACCAGAAAAAACTTGAATTGATTGTCCACAAATATCCGCAAGACTTAGACGCGAAACTTTTTTTGGCTTTGAGCAAGATGGGCGGCTACGATGCCAAACTCAACCCCCGCGAAGGCCAGATTTATTCTGAATATTTGCTCAAAGACATTCTTCGTTTGCACCCAGAAAATGCCGCCGCGCACCACTACTGGATTCACCTCAAAGAAAATTGTTGCCCCAATGAAGCGCTGGAAAGTGCGGCCAAGCTTCCTAAACTAGCCCCCAACTCGGGGCACATGGTGCACATGCCAGGGCACGTTTATTACAAAGTAGGTGACTATCAAAAAGCATTTGACGCGTTTGTGGCGGCAGTTAAGGTCGATTCGGCCTATATGAAACAACAAAATATACCCGAAGTTGACAACTGGAATTACATCCACAATATCAACTACTTGCTGTCAAGCTGTGCCGAAGATGGGCGCTACAGCACAGCCCTTTATTACGCCGAAAAACTCAAAAATATGCCCGCTACCAAAGAGCGGAAACGCAAATATGAAGGGCGTTTTTTCTACCAAGGGGTTATTGCTCCCGCCAAAATGGAGATTTGCTTTGGCTTTTATGACCGTGCCGCGCAAAAATTAGCCGCCATCCAGCTCGACAAAGACAGTTTGTTTACTCCCAAAGCCATTGCCTACAAACAGGCGTTGTTTCACTTTGCCACGGGAATGAACGCCGTAAAAAAAGGAGACCTACCAACGGCTAAAAATCACCAAAATGCACTTGATGCCTTGCTCTGGCGCAACGCCAACCAATCAGACGCCAAAGACATCATCAATACTCGACGGGTAAATGACCTAAACGTAGCTTCCTTGGAATTGCAGGGCGTCATCCAAAGTGCCGAAAACAACTACACCGAAGCCATTGCATTGCTCAAAAAAGCAAAACAAAAAGAAGACGAGTTAGGCTACAGTGAACCACCTTCGTATGCCCGTCCCGTGCTGATAAGTTTGGCCGAAGCGCACCTCAAAGCCAAGCAATACTCGAAAGCCGTGGAAGCCTACGAAGAACTGTTACAACAACATCCCAATTCGGCCAACGGTTACTGGGGATTATACAAAGTGTTTAAACAAAAAGGAGACCAAACCAAGGCAAGTGAGTATGCCAAACGCTTGCAGTCCGTCACCCCGCACGGTGGCCAAGGGCTTTTTCCACTTTAG